The following proteins are co-located in the Cetobacterium sp. NK01 genome:
- a CDS encoding AAA family ATPase, which produces MIKKSLPVGIDDFKKIIENSYYFVDKSMFIDELLNKRSEVTLLSRPRRFGKTLNMSMLNYFFNIEDKDNNKKLFEGLAISNTDKMKYMGEYPVIYISLKEIKVNNWDLCLNKLHLLLQNEYSKYNLTLEKKRENQENAILDLSKFLYEKYKKKVIILIDEYDTPLVTAHSQGYYDEAIFFFRNFLSAALKGNPYLEFSVLTGILRVAKESIFSGLNNLAVSTILDRDFNHFGLTEEEVEDLLKYYELEYELEEVKKWYNGYQFGKKLVYNPWSLINFASKNELNPYWVNTSDNSLIKELLDKNDSKVIDDLKAVFSGNEIEEVITENIIFSDLEDVDTIWSLMLFSGYLTYDRFEISDITEAKTYFLKIPNYEVKSFFKNTFIKEYSHGKTAMYFKMLEDLYKGDVDRFKFKFKELYYSAVSYHDTGDSEKYYHHFMLGLLLILGDKYIITSNRESGYGRYDIALEPKDKRNYGLIFEFKIGDKTSIEEKAKKALSQIKEKKYDTSMKNNGVSKVIKIGMAFSGKDVVIESEVDK; this is translated from the coding sequence ATGATTAAGAAAAGTTTACCAGTGGGAATAGATGATTTTAAAAAAATAATAGAGAATAGCTATTATTTTGTAGATAAATCAATGTTTATAGACGAACTATTAAATAAAAGATCAGAAGTGACACTATTATCAAGACCAAGAAGATTTGGAAAAACTTTAAATATGTCAATGCTGAACTATTTTTTTAATATAGAGGATAAAGATAATAATAAAAAGCTATTTGAAGGACTGGCTATTTCAAATACAGATAAAATGAAGTATATGGGAGAGTATCCAGTAATATATATAAGTTTAAAAGAGATAAAGGTTAATAATTGGGACCTTTGCTTAAATAAGTTGCACCTATTATTGCAAAATGAATATAGTAAATACAATTTAACTTTAGAGAAGAAAAGAGAAAATCAAGAAAATGCCATTTTAGATTTATCAAAATTTTTATATGAAAAATATAAAAAGAAAGTGATAATATTGATAGATGAATATGATACGCCGTTAGTTACAGCACATTCACAGGGTTATTACGATGAGGCAATATTTTTCTTTCGAAACTTTTTAAGTGCAGCGTTAAAAGGTAATCCATATTTAGAGTTTTCAGTACTTACAGGGATATTAAGAGTAGCTAAAGAAAGTATATTTTCAGGATTAAATAATCTTGCAGTATCAACAATCTTAGATAGAGATTTTAATCATTTTGGTTTAACTGAAGAGGAAGTGGAAGATTTATTAAAATATTATGAGTTAGAGTATGAATTAGAAGAGGTTAAAAAGTGGTATAACGGATATCAATTTGGCAAGAAGTTAGTTTATAATCCGTGGTCTTTAATTAACTTTGCTAGTAAAAATGAGTTAAATCCATATTGGGTAAATACAAGTGATAACTCTTTAATAAAAGAACTGTTAGATAAAAACGATTCTAAGGTGATAGATGATTTAAAAGCTGTATTTAGTGGGAATGAAATAGAGGAAGTAATAACAGAAAATATCATATTTTCTGATTTAGAAGATGTTGATACAATATGGTCTTTAATGCTATTTTCAGGATATCTAACTTATGATAGGTTTGAGATATCAGATATAACTGAGGCAAAAACATATTTTTTAAAAATTCCAAATTATGAAGTTAAATCATTTTTTAAGAATACATTTATAAAAGAATATAGTCATGGTAAAACAGCGATGTATTTTAAAATGCTAGAAGATTTATATAAAGGTGATGTAGACAGATTCAAATTTAAATTTAAGGAACTATATTATTCAGCTGTGAGCTATCACGATACAGGAGATAGTGAAAAATACTATCATCACTTTATGCTAGGTTTGCTTTTAATATTAGGAGATAAATATATAATAACCTCTAATAGAGAAAGCGGATATGGAAGATATGATATAGCTTTAGAACCGAAAGATAAAAGAAATTATGGATTAATATTTGAATTTAAAATAGGAGATAAAACCTCTATTGAAGAGAAAGCTAAGAAAGCGTTATCTCAAATAAAGGAAAAGAAATATGATACATCTATGAAAAATAATGGAGTATCAAAAGTTATAAAAATAGGAATGGCCTTTAGTGGTAAAGATGTAGTTATTGAAAGTGAAGTTGATAAGTAG
- a CDS encoding glutathione ABC transporter substrate-binding protein has translation MIKKIFLLIIGIFTLLGCEKKEDKKEEKSLIIVQGSDARTMDPQKAIDTPTVRVYNQIYDGLLKKDKDMNIVPGLAESWKKIDETKTIFNLRKNVKFHNGETLTAKDVKFTLDRMKNQPTVSFLISEIEAVNIIDDYTVEIVTKDGFGPLLSHLSHPGAVILNEKAVTNSSEKYDQNPVGTGPYIFDKWLAGDRIFLKANPDYYLGKTSIENVVIKAIPEGTNRTIALETGEADIVYDVEPVDIDKIKENGNLKFLMEQSLGNAYLGLNTQHKPFDDVKVRQAIAHAINVDDIIEVAYKNTAVPGNSPLSPKIPGYNKDVKNYEYNVEKAKNLLAEAGYPNGFKTSIWISDNTIRKDIATILQDQFKTIGIDATIETLEWGAYIDRTAAGEHDMYILGWITVTGDPDYGLYPVFHSSAHGRPGNRSFYSNATVDKLLDEARVSTDQEKRISNYKEAQKIIQEEIPSITMVYNNQNVATQKYVENFVLHPTGYFDLYNVNFSNK, from the coding sequence ATGATTAAAAAAATATTTTTATTAATTATTGGAATATTTACTCTGTTAGGATGTGAAAAAAAGGAAGACAAGAAAGAGGAAAAATCGCTTATTATAGTTCAAGGATCAGATGCAAGGACAATGGATCCACAAAAAGCTATTGATACTCCAACAGTAAGAGTATATAATCAAATTTATGATGGACTGTTAAAAAAAGATAAGGACATGAATATTGTTCCAGGTTTAGCGGAGAGTTGGAAAAAAATTGATGAAACAAAAACTATTTTTAATTTAAGAAAAAATGTAAAATTTCATAATGGAGAAACATTAACAGCTAAAGATGTAAAATTTACATTGGATAGAATGAAAAATCAACCTACTGTTTCTTTTCTTATAAGTGAGATAGAGGCAGTAAATATTATTGACGACTATACAGTTGAGATAGTGACAAAAGATGGTTTTGGACCATTACTTAGTCATTTATCTCACCCAGGAGCTGTTATATTAAATGAAAAAGCAGTGACAAATTCTAGTGAAAAATATGACCAAAATCCAGTTGGAACAGGACCATATATTTTTGATAAGTGGTTAGCAGGAGATAGAATATTTCTAAAAGCTAATCCAGATTACTATTTAGGAAAAACTTCAATTGAAAATGTAGTTATAAAAGCTATTCCAGAAGGAACAAATCGTACAATAGCTTTAGAAACTGGAGAAGCAGATATAGTTTATGATGTTGAACCAGTTGATATAGATAAAATAAAAGAGAATGGTAATCTTAAATTTCTAATGGAGCAATCTTTAGGAAATGCTTATTTAGGATTAAATACACAGCATAAACCTTTTGATGATGTAAAGGTTAGACAAGCTATTGCTCACGCTATAAATGTTGATGATATAATAGAGGTTGCATATAAAAATACTGCTGTTCCAGGGAATTCTCCATTAAGCCCAAAAATTCCAGGATACAATAAGGATGTTAAAAATTACGAATATAATGTAGAAAAAGCTAAAAATCTTTTAGCAGAAGCAGGATACCCAAATGGATTCAAAACATCTATTTGGATAAGTGATAATACAATTAGAAAAGATATAGCAACAATTTTACAAGATCAATTTAAAACAATAGGAATTGATGCAACTATTGAAACACTTGAGTGGGGAGCATATATAGATAGAACAGCAGCTGGAGAACATGATATGTATATTCTAGGATGGATTACTGTAACAGGAGATCCAGACTATGGATTATATCCTGTCTTCCACAGTTCAGCTCATGGTAGACCGGGAAATAGATCTTTTTATTCAAATGCTACTGTAGACAAATTGCTTGATGAAGCAAGAGTTTCAACTGATCAAGAGAAAAGAATATCGAATTATAAAGAGGCTCAAAAAATAATTCAGGAAGAGATTCCTTCTATAACTATGGTTTATAACAATCAGAATGTTGCCACACAAAAATATGTAGAAAATTTTGTTCTACATCCTACAGGATATTTTGATTTATACAATGTTAATTTTTCTAATAAATAA
- a CDS encoding LrgB family protein, producing the protein MEQLNNPLFGLTISFLAFEIGKYIFEKTKFPLFNPLLVGAALVIGFLYYFSIPLDYYLKGGDMIEFFLIPGTVLLAVPLYKQLNLLKKYYIPILIGGLVGAVTTITSTIVLAKILGIDRLLLISFIPKSITTPIGVEVSKNLGGIPAITIFSIVLTGICGNIFAVSICKLFKINHPVAKGVAIGISSHVGGTTKAMEMGEVEGAISALSIVIAGVLTLILAIFIRNFIAYI; encoded by the coding sequence ATGGAACAACTAAATAATCCTCTATTTGGATTAACAATTAGTTTTTTAGCTTTTGAAATAGGAAAATATATTTTTGAAAAAACTAAATTTCCATTATTTAATCCACTGTTAGTGGGAGCTGCTTTAGTTATTGGATTTCTTTATTACTTTTCAATACCTTTAGATTACTATTTAAAAGGTGGAGATATGATTGAGTTTTTCTTAATTCCTGGAACTGTGCTTTTAGCAGTACCTCTATATAAACAGCTAAACCTTTTGAAAAAATATTATATTCCCATACTTATTGGTGGATTAGTTGGAGCAGTGACAACTATAACGTCAACTATTGTATTGGCTAAAATATTAGGAATTGATAGATTACTTTTAATATCTTTTATTCCTAAATCTATAACTACTCCAATAGGGGTAGAAGTGAGTAAAAACCTTGGTGGAATTCCTGCAATTACAATTTTCTCTATAGTTTTAACAGGAATTTGTGGAAATATATTTGCAGTAAGCATTTGTAAGCTATTTAAAATAAATCACCCTGTTGCTAAAGGAGTGGCTATTGGAATATCTAGTCACGTTGGTGGAACTACTAAAGCTATGGAGATGGGAGAGGTTGAAGGTGCTATAAGTGCTCTTTCTATAGTTATTGCAGGAGTGTTAACTCTAATTTTAGCAATTTTCATTAGAAATTTTATTGCTTATATCTAG
- a CDS encoding CidA/LrgA family protein produces MFLEILIIFAITYSGILLSQFLALPVPGTIVGMFILLVLLITKFLKVKNIEKTTNFILGSMLFLFLPPAVKLLNYMEVLKSSFFRVVLLIVLTTIITMAITGVTVNFLIERGERKNGTTK; encoded by the coding sequence ATGTTTTTAGAAATTTTAATAATTTTTGCAATAACTTATTCAGGAATACTTTTATCACAGTTTTTAGCATTACCTGTTCCAGGTACTATAGTTGGAATGTTTATACTTTTAGTTTTATTAATAACAAAATTTTTAAAAGTTAAGAATATTGAAAAAACCACAAACTTTATCTTAGGAAGTATGTTATTTTTATTTTTACCTCCTGCTGTAAAGCTTTTAAATTACATGGAAGTTCTTAAAAGTAGTTTTTTTAGAGTTGTTCTTTTGATAGTTTTAACAACAATTATTACAATGGCAATTACAGGAGTAACTGTTAATTTTCTTATTGAGAGAGGTGAAAGAAAAAATGGAACAACTAAATAA
- a CDS encoding creatininase family protein — translation MNISNTPAKDVVNFMKKSPIAVIAIGSIEYHGAQAPLGTDYIIPDYIVSKLSYRDDILTLPPIPYGNCQSIKDFPGTINIGSTNLINILNSIVDSLLASGLKKFIFVNGHGGNISALDQVGLDTFEKGGLVATIDWWNLAKLLNPDYDGGHGDIQETSTVMAIDRDSVNLDYCEPLVINELSDKITNKYITLHNYKNGNIKIMRSFKSVVPNGWIGPYDPKNSTVDLGERILVDVIEYIEDFIESFKKV, via the coding sequence ATGAATATATCAAATACTCCAGCTAAAGATGTTGTAAATTTTATGAAAAAATCTCCAATAGCTGTAATTGCTATTGGAAGTATTGAATATCATGGAGCTCAAGCTCCTCTGGGAACAGATTATATAATACCAGATTACATAGTATCAAAACTTTCTTATAGAGATGATATTTTAACTCTTCCGCCAATACCTTATGGAAATTGTCAATCAATTAAGGATTTTCCAGGAACTATAAATATTGGAAGTACTAATCTTATAAATATTTTAAATTCTATTGTAGACTCCTTATTAGCTAGTGGATTAAAGAAATTCATATTTGTTAATGGTCATGGAGGAAATATATCAGCTTTAGATCAAGTGGGATTAGATACTTTTGAAAAAGGTGGATTAGTAGCAACAATTGATTGGTGGAATTTAGCAAAGCTTTTAAATCCAGATTATGATGGTGGTCATGGAGATATTCAAGAGACAAGTACTGTTATGGCAATAGATAGAGATTCAGTAAATCTAGATTATTGTGAACCATTAGTAATAAACGAGCTATCAGATAAAATAACTAATAAGTATATAACACTTCATAACTATAAAAATGGAAATATTAAAATAATGAGAAGTTTTAAAAGTGTTGTTCCAAATGGTTGGATAGGACCGTATGATCCTAAAAATTCAACAGTAGATCTTGGAGAGAGAATCCTTGTAGATGTGATAGAGTATATCGAGGATTTTATTGAAAGTTTTAAAAAAGTATAA
- a CDS encoding TonB-dependent receptor, which translates to MKKYLFVMCLAFCANSYSDDIGAVELQTSHITDNTRSGGSIFNVVESKNTTIITQEKIQEKKYENVEAILREAPGVIVQNTAFGPRIDMRGSGEKSLSRVKVMVDGISINPTEESMASLPINSIPVESIKKIEIIPGGGATLYGSGTVGGVINISTNSNATKNNFFMDLNYGSFDDRDLGFAGGYNVTKDLYVNYGFNYSNSEGYREDEEKENKIFLGGFDYKISDKHKIRYQGRRGNEKDNGTNEVSKKILEINRRAPGLNLDVDTKSESNVFDYEYRATDKLLFGASFFNQKQERDISTESVDDILIELSSRKYSDVRSYYNFYDVKSLMSAKFKEEKNGIKLKTKYEYDKGELILGYDYTKANVKRDSNVTSEILKTYYNEYGMYVALSPEDRKAVTNKVKINLTKESHGIYAFNKYNLTNKLDLTTGVRGEYTEYTGSRINGPNEMPLINPKIQTIETDRKMENYAGELGLLYKYRDTGNFYTRYERGFITPFPSQLTDKIHDKKLASDKSVGFFVPPNVNVSSIYVDNHLKAETTNTIELGVRDYIYDSYVSLTFFATDTDNEIVLIQSGVTNPAIKRWQYKNIGKTRRLGLEAETEQYLGKFTFNESLTFIDAKTLKGNEKAQIKKGDKVPLVPKVKLTLGTKYSLTDNLSLNGTYTYISSKEGREMSEEDKSFSYKIDGYGVLDVGVTYKLDEYSSVRAGIKNLASTKYNLRETSIEAVPAPERNYYIGLNVKF; encoded by the coding sequence ATGAAAAAATATCTATTTGTTATGTGTTTAGCATTTTGTGCAAACTCATATTCAGATGATATAGGAGCGGTTGAATTACAAACCTCTCATATAACAGATAACACTAGAAGTGGGGGTTCTATATTTAATGTTGTGGAATCTAAAAATACAACAATCATTACTCAGGAAAAGATACAAGAAAAAAAATATGAAAACGTTGAAGCTATACTAAGGGAAGCTCCTGGAGTTATCGTACAAAATACAGCTTTTGGCCCTAGAATAGACATGAGAGGAAGTGGAGAGAAATCTCTGAGTAGAGTTAAAGTTATGGTAGATGGTATCTCTATTAACCCAACAGAGGAATCAATGGCTAGTTTACCCATTAACTCTATCCCTGTTGAAAGTATAAAAAAAATTGAGATAATCCCAGGTGGTGGAGCAACTCTATATGGAAGTGGAACTGTTGGTGGAGTTATAAACATTTCTACAAACTCCAATGCCACAAAAAATAACTTCTTTATGGATCTAAATTACGGCTCGTTTGACGATAGAGATTTAGGATTTGCAGGTGGATACAACGTCACAAAAGATCTATATGTAAACTATGGATTTAACTATAGTAATAGCGAAGGGTATCGAGAGGATGAGGAAAAAGAAAACAAAATCTTCTTAGGAGGGTTTGATTATAAAATAAGTGATAAACATAAAATTCGTTATCAAGGTAGAAGAGGTAATGAAAAAGATAATGGAACAAATGAAGTTAGTAAAAAAATATTAGAAATAAACAGAAGAGCTCCTGGTTTAAACTTAGATGTAGATACAAAATCTGAAAGTAATGTTTTTGATTACGAATACAGAGCTACAGATAAACTACTCTTTGGAGCATCTTTTTTCAATCAAAAACAGGAAAGAGATATATCTACAGAAAGTGTCGATGACATACTAATAGAGTTATCTTCTAGAAAATACTCTGATGTGAGATCCTATTATAATTTTTATGATGTTAAATCTCTTATGAGTGCAAAGTTTAAAGAGGAAAAAAATGGAATTAAACTTAAGACTAAATATGAGTATGACAAAGGGGAGTTAATTTTAGGATATGATTATACAAAAGCCAATGTAAAAAGAGATTCTAATGTTACTTCTGAAATTTTAAAAACATATTATAACGAGTATGGAATGTATGTAGCTCTATCTCCAGAAGATCGAAAAGCTGTTACAAATAAAGTTAAAATCAACTTAACTAAAGAGTCCCACGGAATATATGCCTTTAATAAATATAATCTTACAAATAAACTTGATCTTACAACTGGAGTAAGAGGAGAGTACACAGAGTATACTGGAAGCAGAATTAATGGTCCTAATGAGATGCCATTAATTAATCCTAAAATTCAAACTATAGAAACTGATAGAAAAATGGAAAACTATGCTGGTGAGTTAGGACTTTTATATAAATATAGAGATACTGGAAATTTCTATACAAGATATGAACGAGGTTTTATAACTCCTTTTCCATCTCAATTAACAGATAAAATTCATGACAAAAAATTGGCTTCTGATAAAAGTGTAGGTTTCTTTGTTCCACCTAATGTTAATGTATCCTCTATATATGTGGATAATCATTTAAAAGCTGAAACTACAAATACTATAGAGTTAGGAGTTAGAGATTATATCTATGATTCATATGTTAGTTTAACTTTCTTTGCAACAGATACAGATAATGAGATTGTATTAATTCAATCTGGAGTTACTAATCCAGCTATAAAAAGATGGCAATATAAAAACATTGGAAAAACAAGAAGACTTGGTTTAGAAGCAGAAACAGAGCAATACTTAGGGAAGTTTACCTTTAATGAGTCTTTAACTTTTATAGATGCTAAAACTCTAAAAGGAAATGAAAAAGCTCAAATTAAAAAAGGAGATAAAGTTCCTTTAGTTCCAAAGGTAAAGCTTACATTAGGAACAAAGTATAGCTTAACAGATAATCTATCTTTAAACGGAACCTATACCTATATAAGTAGCAAAGAGGGAAGAGAGATGAGTGAAGAGGATAAAAGCTTTAGTTATAAAATTGATGGTTATGGTGTTTTAGATGTGGGAGTTACATATAAATTAGATGAGTATTCATCAGTTAGAGCTGGTATTAAAAACTTAGCTTCTACTAAATATAACTTGAGAGAAACAAGTATTGAAGCAGTTCCTGCACCAGAGAGAAACTACTATATAGGATTAAATGTTAAATTTTAA
- a CDS encoding autotransporter outer membrane beta-barrel domain-containing protein produces MKKNKYLLLALLALSGKIYANDLPIISIPPETIEKGAYENILRVVDQINKKKGINSAYLEGSTHDLGPKDNGIDIVAMAHANDKLELTGVRGFYKGETYHSAIDIVENKLNAIDKSLKEKLPFVGNNYEKRFYFGNGNSVKDIIFKKSDDYNKTVEKIRDNKNEKYSIEGVYTNINKTLNKSYDTANPLDISMKDYREKIQDKPKEEVAKYLHEKLKENGVETELKNGELFTKNDKEEWRVLWNLQGVRIREGYDQTLNETVYTKIYTYEPKNEQGQIFYTKDSNMYIEDKGISKENLRITGGSYYGNEGKSLEDMLKDESKYVTKYSNSIEKLTADKQKLKSGEMEEEEFNAKWVTPFKKGGEFEKALEKYLAEVTPLYENMKKYEKTDFNKYLAEYEKIESIQKEHGFFTGFASWRDDNPEEKEAIWRKWTDRILSDKNLILEIESKNIEFRGKGRVDGTIDLGEGYNKLRITEQFTGKYGTNIILGPYAKLKNIAVVEVGRAIGDENNPSLSGNHSLTLDIDTDVKDNKGHLIQHAFRDSDKDIEFTNAYVLDLNEKNKFSIEMIVSKIDEDSTINMGRPLETTVRNFTTSGEEFLKSKIKLDSDSIVHEIKELNKSDENGNSLVQVVVKDRVQGLDNLENEVYKSIKDAKKIGSIWETTTSTNKKTVFGGVREQEALSELKMLTDQMSKRNIYKYLNKISKNELNTFTSLPFGVQNSFEKDSYVDGGYISNRDVEDDFKGNINTGYALYEKKMNDSFKIGGIFGGATSNHQEIKKDSLDTVTTNSNVKGQSLYLGGYGRYAYTPNFNIISGIGAQYGEYDVNRKLKNNYQDLSFKSKPKTNGLNLYSGVIYDYPLPKDMRIGAKGLLSYSLIIQNSIEESKEKLALDIAKQNYNYLDGELGFNISKTLYSKGTVSQLSAGLSGIYGLSGYDNENMSGKIQGSTSNFTILGKDNEKESLKLTLAYDVQRDSGITYGIEGDYLTNKERKNVTIGVKLGYIF; encoded by the coding sequence ATGAAAAAAAATAAATATTTACTTTTAGCACTGTTAGCATTGAGCGGAAAAATATATGCAAATGATTTACCAATAATATCTATTCCTCCTGAAACAATAGAAAAAGGAGCTTATGAAAATATATTAAGAGTTGTGGATCAAATAAACAAAAAAAAAGGTATAAATTCCGCTTACTTAGAGGGAAGTACACATGATTTAGGTCCCAAAGATAATGGAATTGATATTGTTGCAATGGCCCATGCTAACGATAAGCTAGAACTTACAGGAGTCAGAGGATTTTATAAAGGGGAAACTTATCACTCTGCAATTGATATTGTAGAAAATAAGTTAAATGCAATTGATAAATCTTTAAAAGAGAAACTTCCCTTTGTTGGAAACAACTATGAAAAGAGATTTTACTTTGGAAATGGAAATAGTGTAAAAGATATTATTTTCAAAAAAAGTGATGATTATAATAAAACTGTAGAAAAAATAAGAGATAATAAAAATGAAAAATATAGTATTGAAGGTGTTTATACAAATATAAATAAAACTTTAAATAAAAGTTACGATACTGCAAATCCTTTAGATATATCTATGAAAGATTATAGAGAGAAAATTCAAGATAAACCTAAAGAGGAAGTTGCTAAATATCTCCATGAAAAATTAAAAGAGAATGGTGTTGAAACAGAGTTAAAAAATGGTGAGTTATTTACTAAAAATGATAAGGAGGAGTGGAGAGTTCTATGGAATTTACAAGGAGTTAGAATTAGAGAGGGGTATGACCAAACTTTAAATGAAACTGTATATACAAAAATATATACTTACGAACCTAAAAATGAGCAGGGACAAATTTTTTATACAAAAGATTCAAATATGTATATTGAAGATAAAGGTATTTCTAAAGAGAATCTTAGAATAACAGGGGGAAGTTACTACGGAAACGAGGGGAAAAGTTTAGAGGATATGTTAAAAGATGAATCTAAATATGTAACTAAATATTCTAACTCTATTGAAAAATTAACTGCTGATAAGCAGAAGTTAAAAAGTGGTGAGATGGAAGAGGAGGAGTTTAATGCTAAATGGGTAACACCTTTTAAAAAAGGTGGAGAGTTTGAAAAAGCATTGGAAAAATATTTAGCTGAAGTAACTCCGCTTTATGAGAATATGAAAAAATATGAAAAAACAGACTTTAATAAATACTTAGCAGAGTATGAAAAGATTGAAAGTATTCAAAAAGAACATGGTTTTTTCACTGGATTTGCTAGTTGGAGAGATGATAATCCCGAGGAGAAAGAGGCAATATGGAGAAAGTGGACTGATCGAATCCTTTCTGATAAAAATTTAATACTTGAAATAGAATCTAAAAATATAGAGTTTAGAGGTAAGGGTAGAGTTGATGGAACTATTGATTTAGGAGAAGGATATAATAAACTTAGAATAACAGAGCAATTTACAGGAAAATATGGAACAAATATAATTTTAGGACCATATGCTAAACTTAAAAATATAGCTGTTGTAGAAGTTGGAAGAGCTATAGGAGATGAAAATAATCCATCTCTATCAGGAAACCACTCTTTAACTTTAGATATAGATACAGATGTTAAAGATAATAAGGGACATCTTATACAACATGCCTTTAGAGATTCTGATAAAGATATTGAGTTTACAAATGCATATGTTTTAGATTTAAATGAAAAGAATAAGTTTTCTATTGAAATGATAGTTTCTAAAATTGATGAAGACTCAACTATAAATATGGGAAGACCTTTGGAAACAACAGTTAGAAACTTCACTACTAGTGGGGAAGAGTTTTTAAAATCTAAAATTAAATTAGATTCAGATTCGATAGTCCACGAGATTAAAGAGCTTAATAAAAGTGATGAGAATGGTAACTCTTTAGTTCAAGTTGTTGTAAAAGATAGAGTTCAAGGTTTAGATAATCTAGAAAATGAAGTTTACAAAAGTATTAAAGATGCTAAAAAAATTGGAAGTATCTGGGAAACAACTACTTCTACAAATAAGAAAACTGTATTTGGAGGTGTGAGAGAACAAGAGGCTTTAAGTGAATTAAAGATGTTAACTGACCAAATGTCAAAAAGAAATATCTACAAATATTTAAATAAAATATCTAAAAATGAGTTGAATACATTTACTTCATTGCCTTTTGGAGTTCAAAATAGTTTTGAAAAAGATTCATATGTAGATGGTGGATATATATCTAATAGAGATGTGGAAGATGATTTTAAAGGAAATATAAACACAGGATATGCTCTTTATGAAAAAAAGATGAATGATTCTTTTAAAATTGGTGGAATTTTTGGAGGAGCTACTTCTAATCACCAAGAAATAAAAAAAGATAGCCTTGATACAGTGACAACAAATTCAAATGTAAAAGGACAATCTCTATATTTAGGTGGATATGGAAGATATGCATATACTCCTAACTTTAATATAATATCTGGAATAGGAGCTCAATATGGAGAATATGATGTAAATAGAAAGTTAAAAAATAACTACCAAGATTTAAGTTTTAAAAGTAAACCTAAGACAAATGGATTAAATCTTTATAGTGGAGTTATTTATGATTATCCACTTCCTAAAGATATGAGAATTGGTGCAAAAGGGCTATTATCATACTCATTAATTATTCAAAATAGTATTGAAGAATCAAAGGAGAAGTTGGCTTTAGATATAGCTAAGCAAAACTATAACTATTTAGATGGGGAGTTGGGATTTAACATTAGTAAAACTCTTTATAGTAAAGGAACTGTTAGTCAATTATCTGCTGGATTATCTGGAATTTATGGATTAAGTGGATATGATAATGAAAATATGAGTGGTAAAATTCAAGGTTCTACATCAAACTTTACAATTTTAGGTAAAGACAATGAAAAAGAATCTCTAAAGCTAACTTTAGCTTACGATGTACAAAGAGATTCAGGAATAACTTACGGAATCGAAGGAGATTACTTAACAAATAAAGAAAGAAAAAATGTCACTATAGGTGTTAAATTAGGGTATATATTCTAA